The DNA segment CGGGCCCTGGCCGCCGCGCCGCACGCCGAACTGGTGCGCACGGCGCCGGTCCCCGTGGTGTTCACGGCCCCCGGTGCCGCTCTCGGCGCGCTCGCGGAGGTGCTGGCCGGGTCTGCGGCGGAGCGCCGGATCGCCGTGCCGGACGGCCGCCCGGACCTGGGACACGGGGTGCGCTGGCTGCCGCTGCCGGAGGCGGTCGCGGCCCTGGACGGCGACGAGGAGGGCGTGTTCGTGCTGGCGGCCCCGGAGCGCGCCGCCTGGAACGTGGACCTGCGGCCCCTGCTGCCCCTGCTGGTGGAGCAGGGGGTCACCGCACGCACCCTCAGCACGGTGCTCCGGCCGCTCGGGATCAGCCGCCGCGACGTCTACGACGCGCTGGGCGATGCGCCGGGAGCGCGGGACGGGGGCGAGCGGGACGCGGGGCGCCGGAAGAAGTAGGAGGGGGAGGGGGAAGCGGCATCGGGGGGGATGTGCCGCTTCCCCCGGAGCCAGGGGCTGTCGCTCCTTGCCGCGGTCGGGGGAGGCCACGGCACGGGTCCCGCGACAGGACCCCTGCTCCGGCCCCCGGGACTCCGTGGAGTCCGCGGGGGCTCGTATCCCATCCTGCCGTGCCGGGGGCCGCGCCGGGCCTGCCGAAGGGCCCCGATCCGCAGGTCCTTGGTCCCTCGTGCGGCGGTCGCGGCACGGCGCGGGCGATCCGGAACTCCCGGCGGAAACGGGCATGCGTACGGATAGACTCGCCCGACCGTACAGGGGATCGAAACCGCAGGGGATCGAAGGGGAGTCAGGGGCCGATGGCACAAGCGAAGAAGATAGCCCTCTACGCGATAGTCGTCTTCGTGCTCTACACGATCATCAACTCCCCCGCACGGGCCGCGGACCTGGTCCAAGTAGGGTTCGAGGGCATCGCGAACGCCGCCCAGGGGGTCGGCGACTTCATGTCCGAGCTGGTCAACTAGGAGCACCGCGTGATCCGCCATCTGGTCCTGTTCAAGCTGAACGAAGGCGTCGAGCGGGACGACCCCCGGGTCGTCGCGGGCGCCGAGGCGTTCCGGGCCCTGGAGGGCACGGTCCCGGAGCTGGAGTTCTGGGAGTGCGCCTGGAACATCACCGACCGGCCGATCGCGTACGACTTCGCCATCAACTCCGCGGTGGCGGACGAGGCCGCGCTGAAGCGGTATCTGGAGCACCCCGACCACCAGGCGGCCGCCGGGCGCTGGCGCGAGTTCGCCACCTGGGTGATCGCGGACTACCCGTTCTGACGCCTTCGGCCCTGCGAGCCCCTCACCGGCACGGTGAGGGGCTTTCCTGCGTTCAACACGGCGCTATGGGGTGCTTGCACATAGTGGTCATGTCTTGTGATGCTATGACCGCTTTTGACAGACGGATTAACTGAAGTTGACCGCAAAGGGGTGGCGTCATCGTGCCGGCCAGTACAGCGCCTCAAGTGCCTCCCCAGGTCCACCAGGCGGCACCGGCCGCCCCCGCGCCGGCGCCGCTCCAGGAGACCCCCGACGAGACGGTCGCGCCCGCCAGGTCCCGCGCCGCCGACACCAGGGCCCTGACCCAGGTGCTGTTCGGCCGGCTGAAGAACCTGGAGCCGGGCACCCCGGAGCACGAACGGGTCCGGACGGCGCTGATCGAGGCGAACCTGCCGCTCGTGCGGTACGCCGCCGCGCGGTTCCGCAGCCGCAACGAGCCGATGGAGGACGTCGTCCAGGTCGGCACCATCGGGCTGATCAACGCCATCGACCGCTTCGACCCCGAACGCGGCGTCCAGTTCCCGACGTTCGCGATGCCGACCGTCGTCGGCGAGATCAAACGGTACTTCCGGGACAACGTGCGCACCGTCCACGTACCCCGGCGGCTGCACGAGCTGTGGGTCCAGGTCACCGGTGCCACCGAGGACCTGACGACCGCGCACGGCCGCTCGCCGACCACCGCCGAGATCGCGGAGCGGCTGAGGATCTCCGAGGACGAGGTGCTGGCCTGCATCGAGGCCGGGCGCTCGTACCACGCCACCTCGCTGGAGGCCGCCCAGGAGGGCGACGGGCTGCCCGGACTGCTCGACCGGCTCGGCTACGAGGACCCCGCGCTGGCGGGCGTCGAGCACCGGGACCTCGTCCGGCACCTCCTCGTACAACTGCCCGAGCGCGAGCAGCGCATCCTGCTCCTGCGGTACTACAGCAATCTGACGCAGTCCCAGATCAGCGCGGAGCTGGGGGTGTCGCAGATGCATGTGTCAAGGCTTCTCGCCCGTAGTTTCGCCAGACTCCGATCCGCAAACAGGATCGAGGCGTAGCTGAGACGGGTAGACCGTTCTTGGGCGTTTCCCGCTGGCCAAAAGCCTCACACCCCTTGTTAACTGCACAGACTCCCCCGTAACTTGTCGACAAGTCACTACAGCGCGTTGCCGACATGTGACATTCTGCGGGAAGCGCGTTTGCCGCAGTCCCGCCTCCGGTATTCAGGTGGCAGGCTGCGTTCCTCCGATGGTCGTGGCCACCGCGACCGTCCGCGACCTCAAGGGGGTGGCATGTCCGAAGAACAGGGCAGCTCGAAGGTGCTCACGCTCACCAAGAGCGAACCCGCACCCGTTGCGCTCACCAGCTCGCCGGAAGCCATCGACACCCGCACGCTCTCCCGCTCCCTGTTCCTGCGGCTCGCCGCGCTGGGGCCCGCCCCGGGGCCCGGCGGGACGGACAGCCCGGAGCGTGCGTATGTACGGGACACGCTCATCGAGCTGAACCTGCCGCTCGTGCGGTACGCCGCCGCGCGGTTCCGCAGCCGCAACGAGCCGATGGAGGACATCGTCCAGGTCGGCACCATCGGCCTGATCAAGGCGATCGATCGCTTCGACTGCGAACGCGGCGTGGAGTTCCCGACGTTCGCGATGCCGACGGTCGTCGGGGAGATCAAGCGGTTCTTCCGGGACACGTCGTGGTCGGTACGCGTGCCGCGCCGGCTCCAGGAGCTGCGGCTCGCCCTCACCCGGACCAGCGACGAGCTCGCGCAGAAGCTCGACCGCTCGCCGACCGTCCCGGAGCTGGCCAAGGCGCTCGGGGTCTCCGAGGAGGAGGTCGTCGACGGCCTCGCCGTGGGCAACGCCTACACCGCCTCCTCGCTGGACTCCCCCGCCCCCGAGGACGACGGCGGCGAGGGCTCGCTGGCCGACCGGCTCGGTTACGAGGACGCCGCGCTGGAGGGCGTCGAGTACCGCGAGTCCCTCAAGCCACTGCTGGCCAAGCTGCCGCAGCGGGAACGGCAGATCATCATGCTGCGGTTCTTCGCCAACATGACGCAGTCCCAGATCGGCGAGGAGGTCGGCATCTCCCAGATGCACGTCTCCCGGCTGCTGACCCGCACCCTGGCCCAGCTCCGCGAGGGCCTCATCGCCGACTGACCCGGCGCGATCCACGACGGCGGCGCCCGGAAACGACGGCGCCGCCGCCCGCGCGGATCGGCACGGACAGCGGCAGGTACGAGAAGACGGCCGCGGCCCCGGACGGGACCGCGGTCATGGACAGGCTGCGGTCATGGACGGGCCGCGGTCATGGACGGGCCGGCGGACCTCAGCTCAGGGCGAGCCAGGCCACCGCGCCCAGCACGACGACCACCGCGACGATGCCGGCGATCAGGCCCGTCCTCGGGCCGGCGGAGGTGGCCGCGGGCTGTTGGGCGCGCTGCGGCTCGCCCTCGTCCACGAAGGCGCGGAACATCTGGGTACTGCCGGCCGGGTCGTAGGAGCCCTCGGGGCCCTGCGGTGCGTGGGGATTGTGTGCCATGTCGCAGGACCCTAGCGAACTCGGGCGAACGGCCCAACCCCCAACCCCCGGTCTCCGCCCGCCGATCGCCTCCCGTGTGGCACGGACCACATCAGGGCGCCTTCTACCGCACGGCCTGCGGGTTTGACCAGCGCCCTACAGAGCCTTTTGCGTTCCTTTACCCCAGCAAGCCCCATTTCGTTTGCCTGTAGCAACCAACGGCTTCTATGGTTGCCCTAAGCAACAAGATGACCGGTGAGATGTTCTGGGGGTCCCGTGGCCGGACGGAGTCAGTACGAAGAACTGGCCCGGCAGCTCAGCGCCATCGGGGCCGTCAAGAGGGGTCTCGCCCGCATCCTGCCCGCCGAGTGCCCCGCCGGCTCCGCCGCCGTGCTGACTCTGCTGAGCCGGCACGGGGAGATGCGGATCAGCCGGCTGGCCGAGCTGCTCGCCGTCGACATGTCGGTGACCAGCCGGCACGTCGCCCATGTGGCGGAGCGGGGCTGGATCGAACGGTTCCCGGACCCGGCGGACAAGCGCTCCCGCATCCTGCGGCTGACCCCCGCGGGGGAAGAGGTGCTCGACGACCTCTCCCGCCGGTCGACCGAGATGTTCGCCGGCCATCTGCACGACTGGACCGACGCCGAGGTCGGCCAGCTCAACACGTTGCTCGCCCGGCTGCGCGACAGCTTCTCCTGTCGCGGCGCCGGAGGGTGCTCCCCCGGGAAGCACGGCACCGACTGCCGCCCCCGGCAGACGGACGCCCACCACGACTCGTACACCCGTACACCTGTGTAAACAGAAGCGAAGACAAGGACTTAAATGGCTACGACCACACCAACCGGTGTGCGGGGCGGTCACGCCGGGCACGGAGGCCATGACGCCTCCGGCGGCGCGCCGATGACACACCGGCAGATCATGGAGGCGCTCGCCGGGCTGCTGCTCGGCATGTTCGTCGCGATCCTGTCGTCCACCGTCGTCTCCAACGCCCTGCCGGAGATCATCGCCGACCTGGGCGGCGGCCAGAGCGCCTACACCTGGGTCGTCACGGCCTCGCTGCTGGCGATGACGGCGACCACCCCGCTCTGGGGCAAGCTCGCCGACCTGTTCAGCAAGAAGCTGCTGGTCCAGATAGCCCTGATCATCTATGTCGCGGCCTCGGTCGTGGCCGGCCTCTCGACCAGCGCGGGCATGCTGATCGCCTGCCGTGTGGTGCAGGGCATCGGCGTCGGCGGTCTCTCCGCCCTCGCCCAGATCGTGATGGCCGCCATGATCGCCCCGCGCGAGCGCGGCCGGTACAGCGGCTACATCGGCGCGGTCTTCGCCGTCGCCACCGTCGGCGGCCCGCTGCTCGGCGGCGTCATCACCGACACCAGCTGGATGGGCTGGCGCTGGTGCTTCTACGTGGGTGTGCCGTTCGCGGTGATCGCCCTGATCGTGCTCCAGAAGACCCTCAAGCTCCCCGTCGTCAAGCGGGACGTCAAGGTCGACTGGACCGGCGCCTTCTTCATCAGCGCCGCCGTCTCGCTGCTTCTGCTGTGGGTGACGTTCGCGGGCGACAAGTACGACTGGATGTCCTGGCAGACCGGCGTGATGCTGGTGGGCTCCGTGCTCCTCGCCCTGGTCTTCGTCCTCGTCGAGTCCCGCGCCAGTGAGCCGATCATCCCGCTGCGCCTCTTCCGCAACCGGACCATCACGCTCGCGTCGCTCGCCTCGCTGTTCGTCGGTATCGCGATGTTCGCCGGCACCGTCTTCTTCAGCCAGTACTTCCAGTTGGCGCGCGGCAAGTCGCCGACGATGTCCGGTGTGATGACCATTCCGATGATCGGCGGTCTGTTCATCTCCTCGACCGTCTCCGGCCAGATCATCACCAAGACCGGTCGCTGGAAGGCATGGCTGGTCAGCGGTGGCTTCCTGGTCACCGCCGGGCTGGGCCTGCTGGGCACGATCCGCTACGACACGACGTACTGGCACATCGCCGTCTACATGTTCGTGATGGGTCTCGGCATCGGCATGATGATGCAGAACCTGGTGCTCGCCACGCAGAACCAGGTGGACCCGTCCGACCTCGGTTCGGCCTCGTCCGTCGTCACGTTCTTCCGGTCCCTCGGTGGTGCGATCGGCGTCTCGGCGCTGGGCGCCGTCATGGCGAACCGCGTCACCCGCTACGTCAAGGAGGGCCTCGCGGACCTCGGTCCCGAGGGCGCGGCCCTGGGCCACGGCGGCACGGCCGGTGGGGCCATCCCCGACCTGGACAAGCTGCCCGCCCCGTTCCGCACGGTCATGGAGGCCGCTTACGGGCACGGCGTCGGCGACGTCTTCCTGTACGCCGCCCCGTCCGCCCTGGTCGCCTTCCTGATCACCCTGTTCATCAAGGAGGTCGCGCTCAAGACGAAGGCCGTGAACGAGACGGGGGAGCCGGTCCCGGCGCCCCACCCGGGCGAGTAGCCCGAGCGGTCCGGGGCAAGCACCCCGGACCCCACGAGCCCCCGGTGGGGCGGCGCTGTGCGAGCGGAGGCGCCGCGCCCCCGGGGAACCGGGCCCCGGCGGCGGGGACGGCGGGCAGGGGACGGCCTGCCGGTCCCGCCCCGGAGCCCGACTCATCGAAGTGCCCGGCCACCGACGGCCGGGCACTTCGACGCTCTTTGGCCGTAGGGTCGAGGCCATGGCACCCGACATCGCGACGAACACCGCCGTGGACCTCGCCGCACGGCCGGCCTTCGTACGGCCCCGGCACCGGGCGATCCCGCTGACCACCCGGTCCGACGGCCGGCCCCGGGGCCTCCCGGCCCGGATCGTCCCGTGATCGCGCCCGGTCTGCTGGACCGGGCCCGGATCGTCGCCGGGCCCGAGGTCGGTGACGGGGTCGTGCGCGGGCTGTCGGCGGCCACCGGCCGGCCCGTCGAACGCGCTCCGGGCGAGGGCCCCTTCGTGTACGTGGGCGCCGTCCTGCCCGACGCGCTGCGCGGCCCGGACCTGGTCTGGTTCCACAGCGTCAACGCGGGCACGGACACGCTGGTGCTGCGCGGCGACCGGCCCTGGCCGTCCGGGGTGCCGCTGACCCGGACCGTGGGGCGGATGGGCGAGCGGATCGCGCAGTACGTGCTCGGCTGGGTGCTGGCCGAGTGCCAGTCCGTCCCCGGATACGCGGCGCAGCACGCCCGCGCCGAGTGGCGCCGGCTCCCCTCGGAACTCGTCGCCGGGCAGACCGCCGTCGTCCACGGCACCGGCCGCATCGGCTCCGCGGTGGGCGCGCTGCTGCGGGCCTGCGCCATCCGGACCGTGGCCGCCGTCCGCACCCCGCGCCCGGTGCCGGCCGGCTTCGACGCGGTCGTCCCGGCCGGTGAACCGGTGGCCGCCCGCTGGGTGGTGGCCGCGCTCCCGCTGACCCGGGCGACCGCCGGCTACTTCGGGGCGGACCGGTTCGCCGCGATGGGCGGGGCGACCTTCCTCAATGTGGGGCGGGGCGCGACGGTGGACCTGGGGGCGCTCGGGGACGCGCTGCGCGCCGGGACGGTGGGGCGGGCGGTGCTCGACGTCCTCCCGGACGAGCCGCCCGGACCCGGCGATCCGTGCTGGCGGCTGCCCCGTACGGTCGTCACCTCCCACTCGGCGGGCATCACGGCGGACGAGGACGTCGTCGCGGACTTCACCACGTGTTTGCGGGAGTTGGCGGCCGGGAAGAGACCGGCGCTCGCCGTGGACCCGGCGCGGGGCTACTGAGCGGGAGCGTTCGCGGGTCCCCGGTCCCGCATCGCGGCGATGCCCGCGATCAGCAGGTCCAGCGCGAAGACGAAGTCGCGGTCGCGCATCTTCTGGATGGTGGCGCTGCCGCGCGCGGCCATCATGTCCCGCGAGTCCTCCACGAACTCGTCGAGTCCGGGCTGCTCCCGGACGGCCGCCATGGCCTGCCGGAAGTACTGGTCCTGGGTGAGCCCGGCCTCCGCGCTGCGCTGCGCGAACTGGCCCTCCACCGTGCCGAATCCGTACACGAACTGGAAGACCGCCGACAGCGCTCCGCTGCGGCCCTCGGCGGGCAGGCCGGTCGCGCGGATCACGTCCTGGATGGCATGGGTCACCAGCAGCGAGTGCGGGCCCAGGTTCAGGAACTTGCCCGCGAGCGGCGAGACCCAGGGGTGCCGGACGAGCAGTCCCCGGTACGCCCCGGCCAGTTCGCGGAGCCGGTCCTGCCAGGGGGCCTCGCCGGCCGGCGGTCCGATCTCGGCGTAGACCGCGTCGAGGGCCAGTTCCAGCAGGTCGTCCTTGGTGTCCACGTACCAGTACAGGGACATCGCCGTGACGTTCAGTTCGGCGGCGAGCCGGCGCATGGAGAACTTGGCCAGGCCCTCCGCGTCGAGCAGCCGCACCGAGGCGGCGGTGATCCGCTCCCGGTCGAGGCCGGCCGGCTGGTCGGCGCGCCGGGAACGCGCGGGTGGCCGGTTGTTCAGCCACACGCTGGTCCGGACAGGGTTCTTCACGCGGTCGGCCGCGGACACCATGGCGCACTCCCTCGTCTCACCGGCGGGACGAACGGACCGGCCCGCACACCGGACGCGCCGGACGCGGACGAGCCGCGTGCCGACCGCGTACCGGCCGCCCGGTAAACGGAGCAGTGCGGTCCGGTGGTCCCGTCTGATGCTATGCCGCTGTCGCGGCCGGATCAGCCGGTGCCGATTGTCCTCGCTCCGCCCGGCGCAGCAGCAGGGCGGCCAGGAGTCCGCCGGCGAGTACGGCGACGGCCCCGCCGAGCATGCTGGTCTCCAGGCCGGAGGCGAACGCGTCCGTGATGCGCGCCCGCTCCTCCGCGCCGTGCGCCGCGGCCAGGGCGGCGGGCAGCGAGGCGGCGCCGACGGCCGACGGGACGAGCGCGGCGAACCGGGAGTTGAGGACCGCGCCGAGGACGGCGACCCCGAGGCCGTTGCCGCATTCCGCGAGGGTGCCGTTGACCCCGGCGCCCACTCCGGCCTTCTCCGGCGGGATGGCGCTCATGATGGCGTTGGCCATCGCGGGCATGGCGAGCGCGATACCGGCGCCCATGACCAGCAGCCCGAGCAGCGTGCCGCCGTAGCCGTGCCGGCCGAGCAGCGCGATCGCGGCGAGCCCGGCCGCGAGCAGCCCCATGCCCGTGGCGATGGTGGCGGGCGTGCCCAGCTTGGGGACCAGCCGGGCGCCGAGCCCGGTGAGGTTCAGCGCGACGACGCTCAGGGCGAGCGGCGCCGTACGCAGCCCGGCCTCCAGCGGCCCGTAGCCGAGGACGAACTGGAGCTGCTGGGTGAGCAGGAACAGCGAGCCGCCCATGCCGAAGGCGACGAGGACCGCGCCCGCGACCGCCCCGACGAACCGCTGGTTGCGGAAGAAGTGCATGTCCAGCATCGGGTACGGGATGTGCAGCTCCCAGAGCACGAAGCCGGTGAGCACGGCGGCGCCGGTGAACGCGGTCAGCAGCACCCGGCCGGACGTCCAGCCGTGCTCGGGGCCGGAGATGATCGCGTACACGACGGCGGCCATGCCGATGGTGGAGAGCAGCGCGCCCAGCAGGTCGGGCCGGTCGCCGCTCGCGTTCTTCGACTCGGGGACCAGCCGCACCACGGCCACCAGGCCGATCACGGCGACCGGGATGTTGATGAGGAAGATCGCGCCCCACCAGAAGTGGTCGAGCATCACGCCGCCGATCAGCGGGCCGGCCGCGAAGCCGAGCGAGCTGACGGTGGACCAGATGCCGATCGCCTTGACCCGCTCGCTGTCGTCGAAGATCTGCACGACGACGGCGAGTGTGGTGGTCATCAGCAGCGCGCCGCCGACGCCCATGCCTGCCCGCGCGGCGATCAGTTGTGCGGAGGACTCGGCGAGCCCGGCGATCAGGGAGCCGA comes from the Streptomyces sp. NBC_00525 genome and includes:
- a CDS encoding Dabb family protein, with translation MIRHLVLFKLNEGVERDDPRVVAGAEAFRALEGTVPELEFWECAWNITDRPIAYDFAINSAVADEAALKRYLEHPDHQAAAGRWREFATWVIADYPF
- a CDS encoding RNA polymerase sigma factor SigF, producing the protein MPASTAPQVPPQVHQAAPAAPAPAPLQETPDETVAPARSRAADTRALTQVLFGRLKNLEPGTPEHERVRTALIEANLPLVRYAAARFRSRNEPMEDVVQVGTIGLINAIDRFDPERGVQFPTFAMPTVVGEIKRYFRDNVRTVHVPRRLHELWVQVTGATEDLTTAHGRSPTTAEIAERLRISEDEVLACIEAGRSYHATSLEAAQEGDGLPGLLDRLGYEDPALAGVEHRDLVRHLLVQLPEREQRILLLRYYSNLTQSQISAELGVSQMHVSRLLARSFARLRSANRIEA
- a CDS encoding RNA polymerase sigma factor SigF, which codes for MSEEQGSSKVLTLTKSEPAPVALTSSPEAIDTRTLSRSLFLRLAALGPAPGPGGTDSPERAYVRDTLIELNLPLVRYAAARFRSRNEPMEDIVQVGTIGLIKAIDRFDCERGVEFPTFAMPTVVGEIKRFFRDTSWSVRVPRRLQELRLALTRTSDELAQKLDRSPTVPELAKALGVSEEEVVDGLAVGNAYTASSLDSPAPEDDGGEGSLADRLGYEDAALEGVEYRESLKPLLAKLPQRERQIIMLRFFANMTQSQIGEEVGISQMHVSRLLTRTLAQLREGLIAD
- a CDS encoding MarR family winged helix-turn-helix transcriptional regulator, with product MAGRSQYEELARQLSAIGAVKRGLARILPAECPAGSAAVLTLLSRHGEMRISRLAELLAVDMSVTSRHVAHVAERGWIERFPDPADKRSRILRLTPAGEEVLDDLSRRSTEMFAGHLHDWTDAEVGQLNTLLARLRDSFSCRGAGGCSPGKHGTDCRPRQTDAHHDSYTRTPV
- a CDS encoding MDR family MFS transporter, which gives rise to MATTTPTGVRGGHAGHGGHDASGGAPMTHRQIMEALAGLLLGMFVAILSSTVVSNALPEIIADLGGGQSAYTWVVTASLLAMTATTPLWGKLADLFSKKLLVQIALIIYVAASVVAGLSTSAGMLIACRVVQGIGVGGLSALAQIVMAAMIAPRERGRYSGYIGAVFAVATVGGPLLGGVITDTSWMGWRWCFYVGVPFAVIALIVLQKTLKLPVVKRDVKVDWTGAFFISAAVSLLLLWVTFAGDKYDWMSWQTGVMLVGSVLLALVFVLVESRASEPIIPLRLFRNRTITLASLASLFVGIAMFAGTVFFSQYFQLARGKSPTMSGVMTIPMIGGLFISSTVSGQIITKTGRWKAWLVSGGFLVTAGLGLLGTIRYDTTYWHIAVYMFVMGLGIGMMMQNLVLATQNQVDPSDLGSASSVVTFFRSLGGAIGVSALGAVMANRVTRYVKEGLADLGPEGAALGHGGTAGGAIPDLDKLPAPFRTVMEAAYGHGVGDVFLYAAPSALVAFLITLFIKEVALKTKAVNETGEPVPAPHPGE
- a CDS encoding NAD(P)-dependent oxidoreductase, which gives rise to MIAPGLLDRARIVAGPEVGDGVVRGLSAATGRPVERAPGEGPFVYVGAVLPDALRGPDLVWFHSVNAGTDTLVLRGDRPWPSGVPLTRTVGRMGERIAQYVLGWVLAECQSVPGYAAQHARAEWRRLPSELVAGQTAVVHGTGRIGSAVGALLRACAIRTVAAVRTPRPVPAGFDAVVPAGEPVAARWVVAALPLTRATAGYFGADRFAAMGGATFLNVGRGATVDLGALGDALRAGTVGRAVLDVLPDEPPGPGDPCWRLPRTVVTSHSAGITADEDVVADFTTCLRELAAGKRPALAVDPARGY
- a CDS encoding TetR/AcrR family transcriptional regulator — translated: MVSAADRVKNPVRTSVWLNNRPPARSRRADQPAGLDRERITAASVRLLDAEGLAKFSMRRLAAELNVTAMSLYWYVDTKDDLLELALDAVYAEIGPPAGEAPWQDRLRELAGAYRGLLVRHPWVSPLAGKFLNLGPHSLLVTHAIQDVIRATGLPAEGRSGALSAVFQFVYGFGTVEGQFAQRSAEAGLTQDQYFRQAMAAVREQPGLDEFVEDSRDMMAARGSATIQKMRDRDFVFALDLLIAGIAAMRDRGPANAPAQ
- a CDS encoding MFS transporter, with protein sequence MTATDAAKNHPLAPPSHPQRWLILGVICLAQLTVLLDNTVLNVAIPSLTRELDASTADVQWMINAYSLVQSGLLLTAGSSADRYGRKKMLVAGLALFGIGSLIAGLAESSAQLIAARAGMGVGGALLMTTTLAVVVQIFDDSERVKAIGIWSTVSSLGFAAGPLIGGVMLDHFWWGAIFLINIPVAVIGLVAVVRLVPESKNASGDRPDLLGALLSTIGMAAVVYAIISGPEHGWTSGRVLLTAFTGAAVLTGFVLWELHIPYPMLDMHFFRNQRFVGAVAGAVLVAFGMGGSLFLLTQQLQFVLGYGPLEAGLRTAPLALSVVALNLTGLGARLVPKLGTPATIATGMGLLAAGLAAIALLGRHGYGGTLLGLLVMGAGIALAMPAMANAIMSAIPPEKAGVGAGVNGTLAECGNGLGVAVLGAVLNSRFAALVPSAVGAASLPAALAAAHGAEERARITDAFASGLETSMLGGAVAVLAGGLLAALLLRRAERGQSAPADPAATAA